The genomic segment CCATTGACTCATCAGAACGAACCGAACCATAAAACCTATTTCAAATACTTTTGAAAAAATCCTACTGCTCTAGACTCCGCTTCCTTGGGAGCAAAATTCCAAAGGCGCTCATGCCGATTGCATTCGGGAGACCAAAGAGATTTTGGTTCTCCCGCTTTTGCAAACAAATCTTTTGCGTGATGGTAATCTACATAATCATCCTTTGTACAGTGAAAGATGGCAATGGGTCTTGGACTGATGGATGCAATTTTATCAATGGGTCTTACTGAATCAATGTCCATATCGCCGCGTAAGTTGAGCGCTAGTTTGACTACCGGAATCAGTGGGTAGTATGGGATTCCAAAATCACGTTTTGCTGATTCTACAAGAACATCAATGGCACTTCCATAACCACTGCTAAAAATACCCGCCTGGATTTCTGGATGGTTTGCCATTGCTATGATACTTGTGGCAGAACCCATGGAGAATCCAAAGATTCCAATTTTTTCATAGCCTTTTGATTTTAAAAATTCAATGGCTGCATCCACGTCTTTTTGTTCATGAAATCCCATGGATGCAAATCCTCCATGGTTACGACGTAAACTAAGTAGGAGTAAATTGTATCCGGCATCGTGAAGGCTTTTCGCAAACCGAATTCCCTCATTTCTTTGTCCTCCATGTCCATGGACAAGAATGATTGTACCTTTGGATTGTTTGGCGGGAATCCAGTAATTAACAAGGTTCAAATTGTCCGCTGTTTTGATTTCGACTTCTTCATATTCTAATCCAACTTCACTAGGTCCGTTGCAGAAAACATGGTGGTCTAAATTACACTTTACATTTGGATAAAGAACTAAACTGGAAAAATAATAGGCGATAGCACTTAGTAAAATGATACTGAAAATCAATCCAGAAATTGTGTATTTTTTGATCTTGTTCATGAGCCGATAAAAATATGAAAAATTTGAAATTCTGCAAGTAAAAAAACATAAGGCTTTGAATTTCGGAGATATGGAATCTGCGCTAACGGTATTTTTTATTTGTTGTATGAGTGTTCTGAGTCCTCTTTCTGGGGTGAGTGATGGCGAACTGAGAGGTTGTCCACCTTCACCTAACTGCGTTTCTAGTCAAAGTATGCAGTACAACATTGTTCATAAAGTGGATCCAATCACGTATACAACATCAAGGCAGGTTGCCTATGAAAGAATTTCCAAATACTTCCACGACTCCGAGAACATTTGGATCAGTGAAGAGAAGGAAGGCGAATACATTCGAGTGATTTTTTTCACAAAGGTTTTTCGATTTCCTGACAGAGTCGAAGTATATTTTCCCGAGGGAAAACAAGAAGCACAGGTTCGTTCTCAGTCCATCTTTGGTTTTTGGGATATTTTTGCCAACAGAAGGCGGGTGAATCAGTTTAGAGAGTTACTCGCGAAAGAAGAATCACAATAACGCATTGTGGTTCAAAAAATAAATTCCCCCAACTATCCTTTCTATTTTCGATCCGAACAACCAATCACCAAGAATGGTGATTCTTGTTTCTTTACAAAGTTTTTTCCATTCTTCAAAGTTTGCGCCGTCAAGCTGTAATGGGCCTTCCCGACCCAGGAGTGGGAGTTGAGCCTGTGCATATTTCCATCTATGGTTCCAAATTATATTAGGTGGAGGGGCACCAAACTTTGTTTTCAATTCTTGGATGAAATACTCTTCGTACTTTGCTTTTGGTTTTTTGTTTTCCTCCATCCAATCTTCAAAATGGGATTCTGAAAAAATGGCTCCAAATTGAACGAGAAGGGCAGAACCTTCTTTAAATTCGTTTGGATATTTGAGACTTTCCCAACTTTGATACTCCCAGTCGGAACCTCGATCTAAACTGGTTGTAATTGGTATGATAGAAAAAGGATCCAGACCAAGTGATTTCCAATCCGGTTTCCATTGATCCCAATAAAAATAGCTAACCAATGTTTTGCGGTAATCGTTGAATGGTTCTAAAAAATCAATCCAACTTTGGATTTTTGAATTTTTTTCTGACCTTTCAAAAATTTCCAAAATTTGTGGTATAGGAAGGGTCAGGATGACTGAGTGGGAACAAACTGTATTTGATTCTTTTGTTTCAGAGTTTTCAAATTCTAAATTCCAAGTTTCTTCGCCAGCAACCTCTATCTTTTTTAAAATCTGCCTTTGGATAGGTTTTACATTGCCGATCATTGCTGAGACAATTTCTGCCATCCCATTTATCGGATAAAAATGGGATCCGTCATAGATTGGTTTTACTTGTAATTGGATATGTTTTGATTTCCAAATTTCTATAATGGAATATTTTGTTTCCCCGCCTAACCAGTGGACTTCCATTATATCTCGAAACATTGTGGCTCCAAAATCATAGGAAAAAGAATCTTTTGATTTGCCTGAGACTCGACCTCCAAGAGATCTTCCCTTATCATAAATAACCACATCGGGATTCATCATGGCCACAGCTCCGCCAGAAACTCCAGAACCTACTACAATTGGAACCTGGTAACAAAAAATTGGTTTCACTGTTAAACCCGCTCCCTAGAGCAGATTGAATTATAACTGTTTGATAAGAGCTTTCAAATCATTTATGACTGAAAAAGGAACAGGTTTGATTTCTTCTGCTAGTTTGATTGTATCTTGGATGGTGCGAGTGAGAACTTGTTTTTCAGCGGTATAAGCAGTTTGAGGCAATTGGGACTTGTTTTTCTTAAAAATCGTGACTTTATTATCAATGATTTCAATCATTTGGTTCAAATACTGAATCTTCTGGTCCATAGGCAAATGGTGTAACATAATGAATCAAAATGAGAAACCAATTTTTGGATAAACAAAAGAAAATCGTCGTAGGGGATCCAATGACAGATGCGATTTGGGATTCTTTCCTTCCTCAGAAATTCCAAATACTATCACCTTACCAATGGACACCTATTTCTGTGATTGAAAGAACTTGGAAATTTCTTTCAGAAGATGAAGTAAAGTCGGTTGTAGATTTAGGTTCCGGAGTGGGAAAGTTTTGTATTTATTTATCTTTAGTTTCAGGTAAGTCTTTTCCCATTTTTGGTTTGGAAGACAGAGAAGAATTGGTTTTAGTTTCAAAATCTATTGCGGACCATTGGGGTACAGAAAATGTCCAATGGAAAACAACTAATTTCCTAAAACAATTTCCCTTTGGTCATTCTCATTATTATTGTTTTAATCCTTTGTATGAAACGATGAAAGGTCATCATTCAATTGATGATTCAAAAGAAAAATCCGCAGGTCAATTTGTAAAAGATCTACAAACTTTTAAACAAAATTTAGTTTTGTTGCCATCAAAAACGAAACTAATCACCTTCCATGGGTTTGGTGGAAGTTATTTGCCAGGGTTTCGAACTATATTAAAAGAAGAAATTGCGGGAGGAGAATTCAGAGTTTGGGAAAAAGAATGAATTTTTTCCCAAACTAAAATCAGCAAGTACTCTCCATGAATCG from the Leptospira congkakensis genome contains:
- a CDS encoding FAD-dependent oxidoreductase, with the translated sequence MKPIFCYQVPIVVGSGVSGGAVAMMNPDVVIYDKGRSLGGRVSGKSKDSFSYDFGATMFRDIMEVHWLGGETKYSIIEIWKSKHIQLQVKPIYDGSHFYPINGMAEIVSAMIGNVKPIQRQILKKIEVAGEETWNLEFENSETKESNTVCSHSVILTLPIPQILEIFERSEKNSKIQSWIDFLEPFNDYRKTLVSYFYWDQWKPDWKSLGLDPFSIIPITTSLDRGSDWEYQSWESLKYPNEFKEGSALLVQFGAIFSESHFEDWMEENKKPKAKYEEYFIQELKTKFGAPPPNIIWNHRWKYAQAQLPLLGREGPLQLDGANFEEWKKLCKETRITILGDWLFGSKIERIVGGIYFLNHNALL
- a CDS encoding alpha/beta hydrolase, with the translated sequence MNKIKKYTISGLIFSIILLSAIAYYFSSLVLYPNVKCNLDHHVFCNGPSEVGLEYEEVEIKTADNLNLVNYWIPAKQSKGTIILVHGHGGQRNEGIRFAKSLHDAGYNLLLLSLRRNHGGFASMGFHEQKDVDAAIEFLKSKGYEKIGIFGFSMGSATSIIAMANHPEIQAGIFSSGYGSAIDVLVESAKRDFGIPYYPLIPVVKLALNLRGDMDIDSVRPIDKIASISPRPIAIFHCTKDDYVDYHHAKDLFAKAGEPKSLWSPECNRHERLWNFAPKEAESRAVGFFQKYLK
- a CDS encoding DUF1499 domain-containing protein, with protein sequence MESALTVFFICCMSVLSPLSGVSDGELRGCPPSPNCVSSQSMQYNIVHKVDPITYTTSRQVAYERISKYFHDSENIWISEEKEGEYIRVIFFTKVFRFPDRVEVYFPEGKQEAQVRSQSIFGFWDIFANRRRVNQFRELLAKEESQ
- a CDS encoding methyltransferase: MRNQFLDKQKKIVVGDPMTDAIWDSFLPQKFQILSPYQWTPISVIERTWKFLSEDEVKSVVDLGSGVGKFCIYLSLVSGKSFPIFGLEDREELVLVSKSIADHWGTENVQWKTTNFLKQFPFGHSHYYCFNPLYETMKGHHSIDDSKEKSAGQFVKDLQTFKQNLVLLPSKTKLITFHGFGGSYLPGFRTILKEEIAGGEFRVWEKE